From a single Theropithecus gelada isolate Dixy unplaced genomic scaffold, Tgel_1.0 HiC_scaffold_15884, whole genome shotgun sequence genomic region:
- the LOC112617169 gene encoding insulin-induced gene 2 protein isoform X1, with the protein MAEGETESPGPKKCGPYISSVTSQSVNLMIRGVVLFFIGVFLALVLNLLQIQRNVTLFPPDVIASIFSSAWWVPPCCGTASAVIGLLYPCIDRHLGEPHKFKREWSSVMRCVAVFVGINHASAKVDFDNNIQLSLTLAALSIGLWWTFDRSRSGFGLGVGIAFLATLVTQLLVYNGVYQYTSPDFLYVRSWLPCIFFAGGITMGNIGRQLAMYECKVIAEKSHQE; encoded by the exons ATGGCGGAAGGAGAGACAGAGTCACCTGGGCCCaaaaaatgtggcccatatatcTCATCTGTCACTAGCCAGAGTGTGAACTTGATGATTCGAGGAGTAGTGCTATTTTTTATTGGAGTATTTCTTGCATTGGTGTTAAACTTACTTCAGATTCAGAGAAATGTGACGCTCTTTCCACCTGATGTGATTGCAAGCATCTTTTCGTCTGCATGGTGGGTACCCCCATGCTGTGGCACGGCTTCAG cTGTGATTGGGTTATTATATCCCTGCATTGACAGACATCTAGGAGAAccacataaatttaaaagagaGTGGTCCAGTGTAATGCGGTGTGTAGCAGTCTTTGTTGGTATAAATCATGCCAGTGCT AAAGTGGATTTTGATAACAACATACAGTTGTCTCTCACACTGGCTGCACTATCCATTGGACTGTGGTGGACTTTTGATAGATCTAGAAGTGGTTTTGGCCTTGGAGTAGGAATCGCCTTCTTGGCAACCCTGGTCACTCAATTACTAGTATATAATGGTGTTTATCA ATATACATCTCCAGATTTCCTCTATGTTCGTTCTTGGTTACCATGTATATTTTTTGCTGGAGGCATAACAATGGGAAACATTGGTCGACAACTGGCAATG TATGAATGTAAAGTTATCGCAGAAAAATCTCATCAGGAATGA
- the LOC112617169 gene encoding insulin-induced gene 2 protein isoform X2 — protein sequence MRCVAVFVGINHASAKVDFDNNIQLSLTLAALSIGLWWTFDRSRSGFGLGVGIAFLATLVTQLLVYNGVYQYTSPDFLYVRSWLPCIFFAGGITMGNIGRQLAMYECKVIAEKSHQE from the exons ATGCGGTGTGTAGCAGTCTTTGTTGGTATAAATCATGCCAGTGCT AAAGTGGATTTTGATAACAACATACAGTTGTCTCTCACACTGGCTGCACTATCCATTGGACTGTGGTGGACTTTTGATAGATCTAGAAGTGGTTTTGGCCTTGGAGTAGGAATCGCCTTCTTGGCAACCCTGGTCACTCAATTACTAGTATATAATGGTGTTTATCA ATATACATCTCCAGATTTCCTCTATGTTCGTTCTTGGTTACCATGTATATTTTTTGCTGGAGGCATAACAATGGGAAACATTGGTCGACAACTGGCAATG TATGAATGTAAAGTTATCGCAGAAAAATCTCATCAGGAATGA
- the LOC112617169 gene encoding insulin-induced gene 2 protein isoform X3 has translation MRCVAVFVGINHASAKVDFDNNIQLSLTLAALSIGLWWTFDRSRSGFGLGVGIAFLATLVTQLLVYNGVYHMNVKLSQKNLIRNEEGKKYLLYKKTR, from the exons ATGCGGTGTGTAGCAGTCTTTGTTGGTATAAATCATGCCAGTGCT AAAGTGGATTTTGATAACAACATACAGTTGTCTCTCACACTGGCTGCACTATCCATTGGACTGTGGTGGACTTTTGATAGATCTAGAAGTGGTTTTGGCCTTGGAGTAGGAATCGCCTTCTTGGCAACCCTGGTCACTCAATTACTAGTATATAATGGTGTTTATCA TATGAATGTAAAGTTATCGCAGAAAAATCTCATCAGGAATGAAGAAGGCAAAAAATATCTTTTGTAcaaaaaaacaagatga